CGAGCAGCAGGTACAGGTCGCCGGCCTCCTTGCCCGGTATGCCGCGCCCGCGCAGGCGCAGCTTGCGACCCGTTTGCGAACCGGCCGGCACCGTCACATTGACTTTGCCTGACGGCGTGGTCACCTCGATCTCGCCGCCGAGGGCCATTTCCCAAGGCGCCACCGGCACGGTCTGGTACACATCGCGGCCGTCGATGCGATAGCGGGCATTGGCGCTGAACTGGATTTCCAGGTACAGGTCGCCCGGCCCCGCTTCGCCATTCTGGCCCTGGCCGGTCAGGCGCAATTGCTGGCCGGCCGTCACGCCTTTCGGAATATTCACGCTGAGCGTGCGCTCGCGCGTGTGGATGCGGTCGTGTTCGTCGCGTTCGGCCACCATCAGGCTGATCTTGCGGGTGGCGCCGGTGTACGAGTCGGTCAGGTCGATGGTGATGCTGGCGTGGGTGTCGTCGCCCTTTTGCGGCTGGTAGGCCTGGCGCCGGCGTCCGCCACCGTTGCCGAAGTTGGCGAACAGGTCCGAGAAAAAGTCGCTGGGATCGGCGCCGCCACCGAAGCCCCCCGCGCCGGGACGCCCGCCTCCTGCGCCCCAGCCCGGCGGCGGACGGAATTCCTGGCCGGCGCGGAATTGCTGGCCGCGCCCGAGGTCGTCGTAGGCCGCGCGTTTTTCGGCGTCGCCGAGCACGCCGTAGGCTTCGTTGAGTTCCTGGGTTTTCTTTTGTGCATCCGCTTCCTTGCTGACATCCGGGTGGTACTTGCGGACCAGCTTGCGGTAGGCCTTCTTGATCTCGTCCTCGGAGGCCGTCTTGGCCACGCCGAGGGTCTGGTAATAATCCTTGTATTCCACCTTGTTGCTCCTGTATGGGCTGTCCACCGTCCTGTCAAAACAGTCTAGCGCAGATTAAAGCTTTAATGAGTTCGTGATCCAAATGATAATCCGCAAGTTGGTGTGTCTCACAGTAAAATCAAGGGTTTCTCCCATCAGGTCAGGTTTCCATGCAGCACTCGTTCACCGTTCGTAATATCCGCGCCGAAGTTTCCTCGCTGTGGCAGCTGGCCTGGCCCATGCTGATCGGCCAGCTGGCGACGGTGGGCATGGGTGTGGCGGACGTGGCCATGACCGGCCATACCAGCGCCGACGAACTGGCGGCGGTCTCGCTGGGAGCGTCGATCTGGTCGATCATCCTGGTCACCGTGAGCGGCACCATGATGGCGATTAACAGCATCGTCGCGCACGATATCGGCGCCGGCCAGCTGGCGCGGGTGCCGCACGCGGTGCGCCAGTCGCTGTGGAAGTCGCTGGGCGTGGGCGTGATCGCCATGGGGCTGGCCAACCTGGCCACGCTGCTGTTCGACCATTTGTACCTGACCCCGCACGTCCAGCACCAGGCCGAGCTGTTCGTCCACATCATCAGTCTGGGCCTGCCGCCGTTCGCGGCGTACCGAGCACTGTACGGCTATAGCACCAGCATCAACGAAACGCGGCCGGTGATGGTGATCGCCATCCTGGGCCTGTGCGTGAACGTGTTCGTCAACTGGCTGCTGGTATTCGGCAACTGGGGCATGCCGCAGTTGGGCGGGGTCGGCTGCGCCGTGTCCACCGCGCTGTGCATGTGGCTGATGCTCGCTGCCATGCTGCTGTGGATACGCCGCGCGCCGGCCTACCGCGCCACGTACCCGTTCACCCACTGGGAAGGTCCGCACTGGCCAGAAATCGCCTCCATGCTGCGCCTGGGCGTGCCGATCGGTGTCAGCTATTTTGCCGAGGTCAGCGCGTTCGGCGCGGTAAGCCTGTTGGTGGCGCGCTATGGCGTGATACCCATCTCGGCGCACCAGATCGCGCTCAACTTTACGTCGCTGGTGTTCATGGTGCCGCTCAGCTTTGGCATCGCCCTGATCACGCGCGTGGGCCAGGCCATGGGCGAAGGCGAGCCGGCGCGGGCACGGTTCATTTCGTGGGTGGGCGTGTGGATGTCACTGGCGTTCGGCGTGGTGTCGGCGATTTTCATCGTGCTGTTCCGCTACCAGATCGCCCGGGCCTACACATCGGACCCGGCGGTACAGGACTTGTGCGCGCACCTGCTGCTGTTCGCGGCGCTGTTCCAGCTGTCCGATTCCACGCAGGTGGCGGCATCGTGCGCGATACGCGGCTACAAGGTCTCGCGCCAGCCGATGGTGAT
This is a stretch of genomic DNA from Duganella zoogloeoides. It encodes these proteins:
- a CDS encoding MATE family efflux transporter, yielding MQHSFTVRNIRAEVSSLWQLAWPMLIGQLATVGMGVADVAMTGHTSADELAAVSLGASIWSIILVTVSGTMMAINSIVAHDIGAGQLARVPHAVRQSLWKSLGVGVIAMGLANLATLLFDHLYLTPHVQHQAELFVHIISLGLPPFAAYRALYGYSTSINETRPVMVIAILGLCVNVFVNWLLVFGNWGMPQLGGVGCAVSTALCMWLMLAAMLLWIRRAPAYRATYPFTHWEGPHWPEIASMLRLGVPIGVSYFAEVSAFGAVSLLVARYGVIPISAHQIALNFTSLVFMVPLSFGIALITRVGQAMGEGEPARARFISWVGVWMSLAFGVVSAIFIVLFRYQIARAYTSDPAVQDLCAHLLLFAALFQLSDSTQVAASCAIRGYKVSRQPMVIQVTAFWGFALPIGCWLGLAPQWLPLAPAQPMAASGFWIGLVVGLTVAALLLSWALQRLSLARLKVAQA
- a CDS encoding DnaJ C-terminal domain-containing protein, yielding MEYKDYYQTLGVAKTASEDEIKKAYRKLVRKYHPDVSKEADAQKKTQELNEAYGVLGDAEKRAAYDDLGRGQQFRAGQEFRPPPGWGAGGGRPGAGGFGGGADPSDFFSDLFANFGNGGGRRRQAYQPQKGDDTHASITIDLTDSYTGATRKISLMVAERDEHDRIHTRERTLSVNIPKGVTAGQQLRLTGQGQNGEAGPGDLYLEIQFSANARYRIDGRDVYQTVPVAPWEMALGGEIEVTTPSGKVNVTVPAGSQTGRKLRLRGRGIPGKEAGDLYLLLEVALPPATTDKAKELYQQMARDMAFNPRAGG